From a region of the Candidatus Poribacteria bacterium genome:
- a CDS encoding leucine-rich repeat domain-containing protein, whose product MKTNKYFALVILTFLGLGFSIAEAQENLAQEAYAIFQQNCLGCHGEHGAFTEDLVIDRAALIASGAIVPRNPNASEFLDRLIEDTPEKPRMPWGQPALSVDAIQTIRLWIQAGAPDWEVQYDINFITTDAMLNTIQAHLEGLSAFDRPSARYFTLTHLYNAGESPEALDAYKIALSKLVNSLSWGFDVINPQPIDLQETIFYIDLRHYEWDVRNEAWTQIEREYPYSIDFDPETQAGLHEKLTHLRTEMACEVPFIHVDWFLANASLPPLYHDILDLPETDRELEQQLEVNVTRNIDSAPGVRVWRAGFNDSGVSNNNRVVERHTSRYGAYWKSYDFAGSVGPQNIFTHPLTFRADGGEVVFNLPNGLQGYYISDASGNRIDEAPTNIVSNPAASNPAVRNGLSCIGCHTEGMKTFEDEVRAVVEKAPAGPVKDQGLRLYVEQSVMDDLVEEDTERYRAALEKTGGVFGGIEPVHRFYEAFQGPVDASHAAAAVGLEAETFLQEILDKQRLRDLGLAGLLEDGDVSRDAWTSNFAQVISALNSPDDATTQPVEPVTDLRPGDLVSIPDPNLRTVIENLLGKAPGALITGADMARLTRIDADDAGISNLTGLEAATALERIEFRRNSISDLSPLRGLTQLNNIKLRGNRITDVSPLAGLINVDWLGLEENEITDLSPLAGLIKLNGIGISGNPVSDVSPLAQLISLGRIDAWRTPILDFAALAKLPRLSWIEFGNDRSISVLPSLRGLRNLTRLEIHNCNISDISGLAELTQLEWLELINNQISDISPLTNLKSLKHLNLDANVIEDVSPLAKLTRLELLYLENNKISDVSPLAGLTNLERLDLRNNAISDFSALAGLLDKTFVRMEGNAGSTVASGGKKIEGPWLWIIASTGETGGASAATSGIDFLAQISSGTVTEPEIAANGAIEGNPVGNKVWTIGNISATRSNNINDMVNAAGLGAGDINNHVAYGFVSLDSPRVQNTTMLVGSDDAVKVWLNGNLVHNNPVNRGANNFQDQFPVTLKEGINILLVAVYEGGGAWSGFFGFAPDAKYTVLSPSTRFSLSTATTQVEVGDRFTVQLKAENITDLAGWQGDIVFDPAVLKVNNVSEGSFLRQRGGRSHFLKGTIDNTTGRIGGIGSARISEGGGSGEGTLLSVIFTAIANGESRLSVRKFQAGSSLGETISSRPPDIIITVGDPSVSDVSDLKFSLSTDAEPIRRGDTFTLRLNANDVTDLAGWQTDISFAPDVLEAVEVSEGDFLKVKSGDTFFLQGSIDNTAGKITGISAAKLKGSGSGTGTLLLVTFKAKAAGETRVTLSNFYAGSSSGEAIPSDAPEIVITVEDREYPAWDVNQDGQVNVLDLILVAQYLGGDAASNPQADVNGDGIINILDLIVVAQYFGESTEAAAPFYVAAIDSLELDPAMIRTWIAQAETEDDGSLVFRQGIANLQRLLALLLPKETALLANYPNPFNPETWIPYHLAEPADVRVHIYAADGGLIRTLTLGHQVAGIYESRTRAAYWDGKNEVGEPVASGVYFYMLTAGDFTATRKMLIVK is encoded by the coding sequence ATGAAGACGAACAAATATTTTGCCCTCGTTATCTTAACATTCCTCGGACTGGGGTTTAGCATAGCAGAGGCGCAAGAAAATCTCGCGCAAGAGGCGTATGCGATCTTTCAGCAAAACTGCCTCGGTTGCCATGGTGAACACGGTGCCTTTACGGAAGATCTCGTCATTGATCGCGCCGCACTCATTGCCTCTGGGGCGATTGTTCCGAGGAATCCGAATGCTTCTGAGTTCTTAGATCGGTTAATTGAAGATACGCCGGAAAAACCGAGAATGCCGTGGGGACAACCCGCTTTGTCGGTTGATGCGATTCAGACGATTCGGCTTTGGATTCAAGCAGGCGCGCCGGATTGGGAGGTGCAGTATGATATCAACTTCATAACGACCGATGCAATGCTGAATACCATTCAAGCGCATCTTGAGGGGCTTTCGGCATTTGATCGTCCATCGGCTCGCTACTTCACACTCACGCATCTCTATAATGCTGGCGAAAGTCCCGAAGCACTTGATGCCTATAAGATCGCGCTCTCGAAACTCGTCAACAGCCTCTCTTGGGGTTTTGATGTCATTAACCCCCAGCCCATTGATCTCCAAGAGACAATCTTTTACATTGATCTGCGCCACTACGAATGGGATGTTAGAAACGAAGCGTGGACGCAGATTGAACGGGAATATCCCTACAGCATTGACTTTGATCCAGAGACGCAAGCAGGTCTCCACGAAAAGTTGACGCATTTGCGTACAGAGATGGCTTGCGAAGTGCCGTTTATTCATGTGGATTGGTTCCTTGCGAATGCGTCGTTGCCACCACTTTACCACGATATTCTGGACCTCCCCGAGACGGATCGGGAGTTAGAACAACAGTTGGAAGTCAATGTTACGAGAAATATTGACAGTGCGCCGGGTGTTCGTGTCTGGCGTGCGGGTTTCAACGATTCGGGGGTTTCAAATAACAACCGTGTTGTGGAACGGCACACTTCCCGGTATGGGGCATATTGGAAAAGTTACGACTTTGCGGGGAGTGTAGGTCCACAGAACATCTTTACGCATCCGTTGACTTTCAGAGCCGACGGTGGTGAGGTAGTGTTCAATCTACCGAACGGTTTGCAGGGATACTATATTTCCGATGCGTCTGGGAATCGGATAGATGAGGCACCAACAAATATCGTTTCCAACCCTGCGGCGAGTAACCCTGCCGTGCGGAATGGTCTCTCGTGTATCGGTTGCCACACAGAAGGGATGAAAACGTTTGAAGACGAAGTGCGCGCGGTTGTTGAAAAAGCACCTGCTGGCCCGGTGAAAGATCAGGGGTTGCGACTGTATGTGGAGCAATCGGTGATGGATGATCTTGTAGAGGAAGACACGGAGCGTTATAGGGCGGCACTCGAAAAGACTGGTGGTGTCTTTGGTGGTATTGAGCCTGTGCATCGTTTCTACGAGGCGTTTCAAGGTCCCGTGGACGCATCACACGCTGCCGCTGCTGTCGGTTTAGAAGCAGAGACTTTCCTCCAAGAGATTCTTGATAAGCAGCGTTTGCGGGACTTAGGTTTAGCGGGGTTGTTGGAAGACGGAGATGTGAGTCGGGATGCATGGACCTCCAATTTTGCCCAAGTGATTTCCGCGCTGAATTCCCCGGACGACGCGACAACACAGCCAGTCGAACCGGTGACGGACCTACGCCCTGGTGATCTGGTTTCTATCCCCGACCCGAACCTCCGTACTGTGATAGAAAATTTGCTCGGTAAAGCCCCAGGTGCTTTGATTACAGGGGCGGATATGGCAAGGTTGACGCGGATTGATGCAGACGATGCAGGGATTAGCAATTTGACGGGGCTTGAGGCTGCAACAGCACTGGAACGAATAGAATTTCGTCGTAATTCGATATCCGACTTATCTCCGCTCAGAGGCTTAACCCAACTCAATAATATTAAACTGCGAGGAAACAGGATAACGGACGTATCCCCGCTTGCTGGTTTAATCAACGTGGACTGGTTAGGTCTTGAGGAGAACGAGATAACCGATTTGTCCCCGCTTGCTGGATTGATCAAATTAAACGGTATAGGGATTTCAGGCAATCCTGTATCGGACGTGTCCCCGCTTGCCCAATTAATCAGTTTGGGGCGGATAGACGCTTGGCGCACCCCTATCTTAGACTTCGCCGCCTTGGCGAAATTGCCGAGACTCAGCTGGATCGAATTTGGTAATGATAGGTCAATATCCGTGCTGCCATCTCTGAGGGGGTTAAGGAATCTAACACGTTTGGAGATTCACAATTGTAATATCTCAGATATCTCTGGGTTGGCGGAATTAACGCAGTTGGAATGGTTAGAATTGATCAACAATCAGATATCGGATATATCTCCGCTGACGAATCTAAAAAGTTTGAAGCATCTGAACCTTGATGCTAACGTTATCGAAGATGTATCGCCATTGGCGAAACTAACACGATTGGAATTATTGTACCTTGAGAACAACAAAATATCGGATGTATCACCGCTTGCGGGGTTAACCAACTTGGAACGGTTAGACCTCCGCAACAATGCAATATCTGACTTTTCGGCCTTAGCAGGATTACTTGATAAAACATTCGTCCGGATGGAAGGCAATGCAGGTTCCACTGTCGCAAGCGGAGGAAAAAAAATAGAAGGTCCGTGGTTATGGATAATTGCATCGACAGGAGAAACGGGCGGCGCAAGTGCCGCTACTTCCGGGATAGATTTCCTGGCACAAATAAGTAGCGGGACTGTAACGGAGCCGGAAATCGCTGCCAACGGAGCAATTGAGGGTAACCCTGTTGGTAACAAAGTATGGACAATTGGTAACATATCAGCAACAAGGAGCAATAATATCAATGATATGGTGAATGCTGCCGGCTTGGGAGCAGGCGATATAAATAATCATGTCGCTTATGGTTTTGTCTCCTTAGACTCACCGCGCGTGCAAAACACAACAATGCTTGTCGGAAGCGATGATGCTGTCAAGGTTTGGCTCAATGGCAATTTGGTTCACAACAATCCTGTGAACCGAGGTGCTAATAATTTCCAAGATCAATTCCCAGTCACTCTGAAAGAGGGGATAAACATCTTGTTAGTTGCCGTTTATGAAGGGGGTGGGGCTTGGAGCGGCTTTTTCGGGTTCGCACCTGATGCCAAATATACGGTATTATCACCCAGCACCAGATTCTCCTTGTCCACAGCGACGACACAGGTTGAAGTTGGCGATAGGTTCACCGTTCAACTCAAAGCAGAAAATATCACTGACTTAGCAGGGTGGCAAGGTGATATAGTATTTGATCCTGCGGTACTAAAAGTAAATAACGTGAGTGAGGGCAGTTTTCTGAGGCAGCGCGGTGGACGCTCGCACTTTTTGAAAGGCACGATTGATAATACAACAGGGAGAATTGGCGGTATCGGTTCTGCACGGATCTCCGAAGGTGGGGGTAGCGGTGAAGGCACGCTGTTGTCGGTTATATTCACAGCGATAGCGAATGGAGAGAGCCGATTGTCTGTGCGCAAATTTCAAGCCGGTTCCAGCCTTGGTGAGACGATTTCGTCTCGTCCACCTGATATTATCATCACGGTCGGAGATCCATCTGTTTCGGATGTCAGTGATCTCAAGTTCTCACTTTCCACAGATGCAGAGCCTATTCGCAGGGGCGATACCTTCACCCTTCGTCTCAACGCAAATGATGTTACTGATTTAGCGGGGTGGCAGACCGATATTTCATTTGCTCCTGATGTTCTTGAAGCGGTTGAGGTGAGCGAAGGCGATTTTCTGAAGGTGAAAAGTGGAGATACCTTCTTTCTCCAAGGCTCCATTGATAACACGGCAGGTAAAATCACAGGTATCAGCGCAGCGAAGCTTAAGGGCAGTGGTAGCGGCACAGGCACGCTGCTATTGGTTACATTCAAGGCGAAGGCTGCCGGAGAGACACGAGTGACACTTAGCAATTTCTACGCTGGCTCCAGCAGCGGTGAAGCAATTCCATCGGACGCTCCTGAAATTGTTATCACTGTGGAAGACCGCGAGTATCCGGCTTGGGATGTCAATCAGGATGGTCAGGTAAACGTCCTGGATCTAATTCTGGTGGCACAATATTTAGGTGGAGATGCCGCCAGCAATCCACAAGCAGATGTGAACGGTGATGGAATTATTAATATTTTAGATCTCATCGTTGTCGCACAATATTTCGGGGAATCAACCGAAGCGGCTGCACCTTTCTATGTTGCTGCAATAGATAGTTTGGAATTGGATCCAGCAATGATTCGGACATGGATAGCACAGGCGGAGACTGAAGATGACGGTTCGCTCGTCTTTAGGCAAGGTATCGCGAATCTTCAGCGACTTTTAGCATTGCTACTGCCAAAAGAGACGGCGTTGCTTGCGAACTATCCGAACCCGTTTAATCCGGAAACATGGATACCCTACCACCTCGCGGAGCCTGCGGATGTCAGGGTGCATATCTATGCTGCGGATGGTGGCTTGATTCGGACGTTGACTTTAGGGCATCAGGTTGCTGGCATCTATGAGAGTCGCACCCGCGCGGCGTATTGGGATGGCAAAAATGAGGTAGGTGAACCCGTCGCGAGCGGCGTGTATTTTTATATGTTGACTGCGGGTGATTTCACGGCTACGAGAAAAATGTTAATAGTGAAATAG
- a CDS encoding DUF5615 family PIN-like protein, with translation MKFWIDAQLSPALAPWLRDTFAVEAFSIQRLGLRDASDESIFSAARLEKAIVMTKDQDFVQLLERLGPPPQVVWVTCGNVSNVQMRTILRQDFRSTLLLLQQGKSLVEIPDLTYTGRS, from the coding sequence ATGAAGTTTTGGATTGATGCCCAACTTTCTCCGGCCCTGGCACCATGGCTCAGGGACACTTTTGCAGTTGAAGCGTTTTCTATCCAACGACTCGGGCTTCGAGATGCAAGTGACGAAAGTATTTTCTCTGCAGCCCGATTGGAAAAAGCGATTGTAATGACCAAAGACCAAGACTTTGTGCAATTATTAGAAAGACTTGGTCCTCCGCCTCAAGTTGTTTGGGTAACTTGTGGCAACGTATCAAATGTCCAAATGCGCACTATTTTGCGACAAGACTTCCGAAGTACGCTTTTACTTTTGCAACAAGGTAAATCCTTGGTAGAAATCCCTGATCTCACTTACACCGGTCGCTCTTGA
- a CDS encoding DUF433 domain-containing protein has product MEQELRLSRITFNPSKCGGRPCIRDMRIRVTDVLGLLASGLSIKEILEEMPDLEAEDVLACLQFAAHKMDAPVITK; this is encoded by the coding sequence ATTGAACAGGAACTTCGATTAAGCCGAATTACTTTTAATCCAAGCAAGTGTGGCGGACGTCCATGTATTCGGGACATGCGGATTCGCGTCACGGATGTCCTCGGATTGCTCGCGAGTGGGCTTTCTATTAAAGAGATTCTTGAAGAAATGCCGGATCTGGAAGCCGAAGATGTTCTGGCATGCCTTCAGTTCGCTGCTCACAAAATGGACGCTCCTGTAATTACCAAATGA
- a CDS encoding sensory rhodopsin transducer: MNFGTLLTTVDEYKLQDISRETVTTLLNDSLGDWLASQGISSLTMFGDNTVCLNVRGELKHTISVKGIETHSRFLVISLDQVADNPEAIADALKAYRSEGDGAYVWVIPDGYMAALTPAEQAWEQHGGGYFSHESICISNTADIDTRCLLEVLYEDITLENVSCEFDVPAHRSVHYRLDKLKDENGEPLIAKDAPVSYKITSRDARVVVQGSRILTSGENSAFASFGTVMAWCPQ, encoded by the coding sequence ATGAATTTCGGAACATTACTTACAACGGTTGATGAATATAAACTACAAGACATCTCGCGTGAAACCGTAACAACACTCCTGAATGACTCCCTTGGTGATTGGCTCGCATCGCAAGGCATAAGTTCCCTCACGATGTTCGGAGATAACACAGTATGCCTGAACGTGAGAGGCGAGTTAAAACATACTATATCAGTAAAGGGAATAGAAACACACTCCCGATTTCTTGTAATCTCACTGGACCAAGTGGCTGACAATCCCGAGGCGATAGCGGATGCCCTCAAAGCCTATAGGTCAGAGGGTGATGGGGCTTATGTTTGGGTTATTCCTGATGGTTACATGGCAGCACTCACACCAGCAGAGCAGGCATGGGAACAGCACGGCGGTGGCTATTTTTCGCATGAATCTATCTGTATCTCCAACACCGCCGATATAGACACCCGTTGTCTTTTAGAGGTACTTTACGAGGATATTACGCTGGAGAACGTCTCCTGTGAGTTTGACGTGCCAGCCCATCGTTCTGTACATTATCGACTCGATAAACTCAAGGACGAAAACGGCGAACCGTTAATTGCCAAAGATGCCCCTGTCAGTTACAAAATCACAAGTCGCGATGCCCGGGTCGTCGTCCAAGGATCGCGTATCCTGACAAGCGGCGAAAACAGCGCGTTTGCCAGTTTCGGAACCGTGATGGCGTGGTGCCCACAATAG